In a single window of the Pseudopipra pipra isolate bDixPip1 chromosome 21, bDixPip1.hap1, whole genome shotgun sequence genome:
- the NSRP1 gene encoding nuclear speckle splicing regulatory protein 1, with product MAALGKQYGLIMPKKLPQKNLVSKKLSVFADESDEEPSVGESLQKEALKKQAMKQTKLEIQKALEEDATVYEYDSIYDEMQQKKKESSAKMLSGQEDKKPRYIHNILKAAEIRKKEQEKRMERKIQKEREMEGEEFAHKEAFVTSAYKKKLQERAEEEERERRQSALEAYLDVTKQRDLSGFYRHLLNQRVGEEEMPKCSFREARIKEEKPDSQDESTDRNKCPSERQKVKPSVKKESNPDADTDLGTDSSDDDKRHKHSKVDLKKKKRRESSVSSEEEAKHHKSQRLSRSPSSSSVEEEPRTKAQTSHLAKRGESRPSRRGNDELYREKDYERSRTHEKDHQREREERHRHGDHTSKDHYRRREEQDDKQRGKERKEREGHGRERGERRAKEREEKGSEKEREKERRNDKDRYNDREKEKGEKYREKEDHAKERRDKYGSDEKKYRERRESTPASLEKDGETDLEKERKGKDRQDEKGSSSSGISSEQKRKAGEEGEKEEKEQAQKPPEGMSKFAKRSNEETVMSARDRYLARQMARVTSKPYIEKEED from the exons CCATCTGTTGGGGAGAGTCTTCAGAAAGAAGCTTTGAAAAAGCAAGCGATGAAGCAG actAAATTGGAGATTCAGAAGGCTTTGGAGGAAGATGCTACAGTGTATGAATATGACAGTATTTATGATGAAATGcagcagaagaagaaagaaagtagTGCCAAAATGTTATCTGGACAAGAGGACAAAAAG CCCAGGTACATCCATAATATCCTCAAAGCAGCCGAGATTAGAAAGaaggaacaagaaaaaagaatggaaagaaaaattcagaaagagCGTGAAATGGAAGGAGAAGAGTTCGCACACAAAGAGGCTTTTGTGACTTCAGCCTATAAGAAGAAGCTGCAAGAAagggctgaggaggaggaaagagaaagaagacagTCAGCTCTTGAGG caTACCTGGATGTGACCAAACAGAGGGATCTCAGTGGATTTTACAGACACCTTTTAAACCAGAGGGTAGGGGAAGAAGAAATGCCTAAATGCAGCTTCCGTGAAGCCAG gataaaggaagaaaaacctgACAGTCAGGATGAATCCACCGACAGGAACAAATGCCCGTCTGAGAGACAAAAAGTGAAACCCTCTGTCAAGAAAGAGAGTAATCCAGATGCTGATACCGACTTAGGGACTGACAGCAGTGATGATGACAAGAGACACAAACACAGTAAAGTAgatttgaaaaagaagaaaaggagagagagctCGGTGAGCAGTGAAGAGGAGGCCAAACATCACAAGAGCCAGAGGCTTTCCAGGTCACCGAGTTCATCCAGTGTGGAGGAGGAGCCACGCACCAAAGCCCAAACAAGTCACCTGGCAAAGAGGGGGGAGAGCAGACCAAGCAGAAGGGGGAATGATGAACTGTACAGGGAAAAAGATTATGAGAGAAGTAGGACCCACGAAAAGGATCaccaaagggaaagggaagagcgACACAGGCACGGGGATCACACTAGTAAGGATCACTACAGAAGGAGGGAAGAGCAAGATGATAAGcaaagggggaaggaaagaaaggagagggagggacatggcagagaaagaggagagaggagggcaaaggagagagaggagaaggggtcAGAGAAGGAGcgagagaaagaaagaagaaatgatAAAGACAGATATAATgacagagagaaggagaaaggagagaagtacagagaaaaggaagatcATGCGAAGGAGAGGAGAGACAAGTATGGTAGTgatgaaaagaaatacagagagaggagggaaagtaCTCCTGCATCTCTagaaaaagatggagagactgatctggaaaaagagagaaagggaaaagacagaCAGGACGAGaagggcagctccagctctgggatttCGTCTGAGCAGAAACGTAAAGCCGGAGAAGAaggggagaaagaggagaaagaacaaGCACAGAAACCTCCTGAGGGCATGAGCAAATTTGCCAAACGGAGCAACGAGGAGACGGTGATGTCAGCACGGGACCGGTACCTGGCACGGCAGATGGCACGTGTCACCAGCAAACCCTACATCGAGAAGGAGGAGGATTGA